Proteins from one Paenibacillus amylolyticus genomic window:
- a CDS encoding GerMN domain-containing protein — MNKKIWIAALLVTVMAVAAGCGSKPTAAPNQTQGAGTENNVTEVEGETITEPVTAEPEENTTPTESTEGSSEGTTTTTPPSETSTDTPTTSESNEKKTITVFYTDEEELELHKASAEISYASDDAKYKAAFESLQQSKDAKLVPLWSKDIELKSVQFKDGALTLDIHMPDTARLGAGGESYALDALKQTFFQFDEVKSLDLLVDGQQTESLMGHVDLEHPMTRSE, encoded by the coding sequence ATGAACAAGAAAATATGGATTGCAGCTTTGCTGGTAACGGTTATGGCAGTTGCTGCTGGATGTGGAAGCAAGCCAACAGCTGCTCCGAATCAGACGCAAGGCGCAGGAACTGAAAACAATGTGACTGAGGTTGAAGGCGAGACCATTACCGAACCGGTAACCGCTGAACCAGAAGAGAACACAACACCAACAGAATCCACGGAAGGCAGTTCGGAGGGAACGACTACAACTACTCCGCCAAGCGAAACGTCTACGGACACGCCAACAACTTCCGAAAGTAATGAAAAGAAAACGATCACTGTGTTCTATACGGATGAAGAAGAACTGGAGTTGCACAAAGCTTCGGCAGAGATTTCATACGCATCGGATGATGCCAAATATAAGGCTGCCTTTGAATCACTGCAACAGAGCAAAGATGCTAAACTTGTTCCGCTGTGGTCCAAAGACATTGAATTGAAGTCTGTACAGTTCAAGGATGGAGCTCTTACGCTGGATATTCACATGCCAGATACGGCACGTCTTGGAGCAGGTGGAGAGTCGTATGCGCTGGATGCTTTAAAACAAACGTTCTTCCAGTTTGATGAAGTAAAATCACTTGATTTACTGGTGGATGGTCAGCAGACTGAGAGTCTGATGGGCCATGTGGATCTCGAACATCCAATGACAAGATCCGAATAG
- a CDS encoding S-layer homology domain-containing protein, translating to MTFKYNNSSHSKKVVSAVLAGMMALSAGGAAMAAESTETGQGQNAAVTNTAAPTGLFSDIKVGYWAEKHVYKLAYQGILLGNNGLFRPGDAVTQQEAVTMAIRFMNQEGQLKTDSAAALPTNMEVGNYFKPYVALALQLGLIDKTEESAVDVSKTSWGQKPASREWITKLLIRSLDKDAEAKAQNNQSTGFADNADISESGKGYVNLAVSLDLAKGVEGNKFNPTGSVTRAQLATFFSRGESLTDTAYPNTSTGYVTGLKDGQITLVVDGKAVNFAVNSSTPYFTKDSETRASSTDVKLYTKVMVVGSAGGASYVEVVDATPQVESVEGSFARSLSGNKIGIFVGENYETYSYDEATAFIDQNGNAIKLSDITADSIIEVQRETFSADKKQSLFV from the coding sequence GTGACTTTTAAATATAACAATTCATCACACTCTAAAAAAGTAGTATCAGCCGTGCTTGCAGGCATGATGGCCCTTAGCGCCGGCGGAGCTGCCATGGCAGCAGAATCAACAGAAACGGGGCAGGGTCAGAATGCTGCGGTAACGAATACGGCTGCACCAACTGGTTTGTTCAGTGACATCAAGGTCGGATACTGGGCCGAGAAACATGTGTACAAACTGGCATATCAAGGCATTCTTCTCGGTAATAACGGCCTGTTCCGTCCAGGAGACGCGGTAACACAGCAAGAAGCTGTAACAATGGCAATCCGTTTTATGAATCAAGAGGGCCAGTTGAAGACCGACTCGGCTGCGGCATTACCGACAAACATGGAAGTGGGAAATTATTTCAAGCCTTATGTCGCGCTGGCACTTCAACTGGGACTGATTGACAAAACGGAAGAATCAGCGGTGGATGTATCCAAAACCTCATGGGGGCAAAAGCCGGCTTCACGGGAATGGATTACCAAACTGTTAATCCGTTCATTGGACAAGGATGCTGAAGCTAAGGCGCAAAATAATCAATCTACCGGATTTGCTGATAATGCAGATATCTCTGAAAGTGGTAAAGGTTATGTCAATCTGGCTGTTAGCCTGGATCTGGCCAAAGGTGTGGAAGGCAACAAATTCAATCCAACCGGTTCCGTAACCCGTGCTCAACTCGCTACCTTCTTCAGTCGTGGCGAATCGTTGACGGATACTGCGTATCCGAACACATCCACGGGTTATGTGACTGGATTGAAAGATGGGCAGATCACGCTGGTTGTGGACGGCAAAGCCGTTAACTTCGCAGTGAACAGCAGTACGCCTTACTTTACAAAAGACAGTGAAACTCGTGCTTCATCCACTGATGTGAAGTTATATACAAAAGTTATGGTTGTAGGTTCGGCAGGTGGAGCTTCCTATGTGGAAGTTGTTGATGCTACACCACAGGTGGAAAGCGTTGAAGGTTCATTTGCACGTTCATTATCTGGTAACAAGATTGGTATCTTTGTGGGCGAAAATTACGAAACGTACAGTTATGATGAGGCAACTGCATTCATCGATCAAAATGGTAATGCAATCAAACTGTCCGATATTACGGCAGATAGCATCATCGAAGTACAGCGCGAGACATTCTCGGCTGACAAAAAACAGTCGCTATTCGTGTGA